TCTAAAGTCCCCTTATGTGGTCACacttataaacataaatatgatAACAGTATATGCCACCATACAACATCGTCAGACAGCAAATGTTATCTTGTCAAGACAAGCTAATCTAACAAGCTCCTTAATACCCTTTCCAGTTCCTGATAATATGgtataaaacattaaaaaatgttttttgaatatttatattacgaatttacttaatatttttatattattatgatgattacatttatttgaagatttaatcataataattatttggcATGACtcttaaaaagaaaagttctTTTAGATTAACCCATTATAAATCGACCAACTAGTcgtatacatattatttgaataccCTACCACTATTTGAATAAATCTAATGAGTGTTGATAATCCATAAACCAATTTCACTTGAGGTAATCACTTTTCATAATcatgaaatgaaatactaaaatataaatagctgCCTTCGCATCACTACCCTATATCATTGGTTTTTGTGACAAGTGTTCATTGTTGACCGCCAAGGTTTGACCCTCGGAAACTTTTTGGTAGCTGCTTATCAGCCACACACCCCCCTTGTAAGCACCATAGTGGGCGTCTCTGTTTCTGGTAGTCGAAGTGATACGATACCACGAGAACGCGAGACACGTGCGATAACATAACTTTGTCTGGGATCGATTCACTTTGCTGGGTTTCTGCCACTGGGACCAAGTGGACAGATGCGACTGGCTGGACAGACTGAGCTGATAGGGCGGCTCGTCTTTGTTATCAACGtggaaatgtttttatttatttatgtgaatattatgtgagatttcagatttattaaaatagttgaGAATGCGCGATTTGCAGGTCAGTTCGACTCGGAGTTAGCTCCAGTTAGGATCGCCTAGTGTTTCTCTTGCTCTATAATTTGAAAGGATGGTGATTGAAAAGTGGAAGGAGTGTGGCATTGCCACCAAATTTCCCACTTACCGCAACTCGCCGCTGGTGACGGTGCACAGCTGGCAGAAGGGCAAGCGACAGGATGACGAGGCCGAAGGATTGTGGCGCATACACGATGGCATCTATGACTTTACGGAGTTTATTGATAAACATCCCGGTGGTCCCTTTTGGATACGTGAAACCAAGGGCACGGACATCACCGAGGCATTTGAGGCTCACCATTTGACCTCCACGCCAGAGAAGATGATTACCAAGTACAAGGTGCGGGATGCTGCAAAGCCAAGGATCTACACGCTAACGCTGCACGAGGATGGCTTCTACAAGACGCTGAAGGAACGTGTGAAGCAGCAGCTCAAGACCATTGACAAGCGCCCAAAGCGCAAGAGCGATGTgagtaaaatacaaataaaatcgaaacaGATTAACTGATAAACTGAATTGTTAGCTAATCCATCTGGGCATCTTGCTGTCCACTTACCTCTTCGCTGTGGCCAGCGTCAAGTACAACAGTCTGTTGGCTTTGGTTCTGGCTGGCGTGGCGCTCTGCTGGACGGTGATTGTGTCCCACAACTATTTCCATCGTCGCGACAACTGGCAGATGTACACCTTCAATTTGGGCCTGATGAACTTCTGCGCATGGCGTATCTCACATGCCATGTCACATCACATCTATCCCAATTCCTACTACGATCTGGAGCTGAGCATGTTTGAACCGTTGCTCTGCTGGGTGCCCAATCCACACATCAAGAGCAAAGCATTGCGCTATGTCTCGTGGATCACAGAGCCACTGGCCTATGCCATTGCCTTCTTCCTGCAAGTGCTCACGCGGTAAGTAGCTGAACAGCAGTCAAATAATCTTGATCAGTCAATCAAAACTCACACAATCAACACAAATATGTATTCGTTTAGCATCTACTACTCGTTGCGTCACACGAATATTATGTATTGGCACGATCTCTTGCCCCTCACAATACCGCTCGTCATGTATTTGGGATCGTCTGGATCGGCGGGCTTGTTGTTCTGTGTGCGCCAATGGCTGGCGATGACGTCGATTGCCAGCTTTTCGTTTTGTGTAATCGGCTTGAATGCCGCTCATCATGACCCAGAGATCTATCACGAGGGCGACAAGAACCGTGAGGATCGCGATTGGGGCTTGTTCCAGGTGGACACTATTATCGATCGCGGCGACTTGAAGTGGTCACAGTTCCTGGTGCTCACACACTTTGGTGATCATGTGCTGCATCATTTGTTCCCCACACTCGATCATGGCCTGCTCCCTGCTCTCTATCCGGTGCTCTACGAGACGCTGGATCAATTCAAGGGTGAGCTGCGCGAATGCAATCACATCGAACACATGATTGGCCAGCACAAGCAACTTCTGCGCATACATTCCAATCCTAGAGCTCCGGGTGAGGGCAAATAATTTAGCTTTAAAACTACAGCTCTATATTATAGCAAACTTTTGTATAtaacagaaataaatatttcatttttagcaaaacattattttaataaaacacaatttcttttttaaattgatttacatttattttgttccttttttgtatacttttttAATGTAGTTTTGATCTTTTCTTATAATGtgttgataaaataaaaaatattaacataagCATAAGCGCCATGTGATGCGAGTGTGtatgctgtctgtctgtaggTCTATATTCGATCTATTCGTACTGGTGTTCGGATATACAATAGTTTATATAAGACACACAATTCGATAACTAGATTATATTCAGGTGCGACATTTCCTCCCGGACACTTCACAGTGGACCTATTTGACGGGGCTCatatttgttgatgttgtaaTGCATGGTTTTTCATTGTTGAATgcgttttttgtgtgtttgtttagaaagttgtataaaaatatataaatacaataacagGACGTGAGAAGTGTCCCAAAGCAAATGTCGCGCTTACAAAGCTGCCACCAACTCCCTCACAAGAAACTTATGTATGTCGATCGTTGTAGTATTCTTGTCGATGTTTCTTGATCTTATTGCTATCGGGCATAACACCAACATTGTTTTGATTGGCTTCCGATAAAAAGAATTATCATACAAGTAGTAAGTATTTTTTCATGATGTTCTTTTTGCCTAAGTGCATAGTGCGTCTCCCGTCGTttcgatatatattttgttatagttttattattttgtttaaattaagaaattaatttaaaatcataaaCATAATCATTATgaaatatcatttaaaataaattaaaaaatgaaatggcaTTTAGAATTCGTTTTCAGGAGCAAGGTCGAATCTTGGTGGGAAAGCCAATCCGTCGAATTGTGGCCTAACGGATGTCGCACGGGGCTGTGGAAGAGAATAGAAAAGTTCCAGATAAGTAAATTGCATTaatcttatttaaaaaatgtgatTCTAAATGATCTATGTGATGATTGACGATGATAATGATTGACCATAACCATGCGTTGAGACGATGGAcgattgattttttttctcaagacAACAACTGAGAATGAGAGGGGAAAGAGCGAATATAGTCGCACGTTTTGTAGTGCACACATTGCCGGAGGGGAAATAATATACGAGTGAGCGAGAGCGCAACAAATGACGTAACGTAAGTGTTTGCTCACGAAGGGGAATGTATGAGAGagcgacaaaaaaaagagagaacgCAACTAGTTGAACGACTGTACGATTTGGGGaatgtctgtgtatgtgtgacacaacaacacaacaagaCAACAAGACAACGGGAGCGTAAACGTAAACGAGAACGTTATCGATAACGATTACATCATGGTTATCGCCACTTACAAATGTTATCAAGAAAGTTTCTACTGCTCCAGCGCGCTCTTGCGGCCACCTCGCGACGCTGCAGGCTGCAGTACACAtgtacaaatacatatatcaataatATAGTGGAAGAATAGTTTTCTATATTGTATGCAGAATGGTTGTAGAGAAAGCAAAGTcgattgatttgatttgattgatcattttctttttttgattgtGCTTACTGTTGTGATCTTCAAAAgttattacaaaattgtaaaaatgaaCGCATTTTTGGTTGGTACTTGATATCGCTGAACGATGATCGATGattctttcttctttctttctttcattctttcttcTTGAATTTCATAtgatgtttaatattttttatttttaatcggTTTACTTCGCCCATGTGCGTAAATGGGgatatgttgttgttgttgggtcgCCTCTAATTACAATTCTCTGTTCTACCGAATGTCGTATGATGCatctatattattataattgtatattaattctTATAAGCTATAATTCTCTTTGCATGTTTTTGTTctctcattattattacaaatataattgaaaccattttcagattttttcagctttttttttgttttttttttttttgtttttggtttgattCGGATGTGCCTCAACTTTTAGATTtaattctgttgttgtttgttgtttttgtagagATGATTTAATAGTGAAGAAGCAGAACGCGACCCGCAATATGAAAGggaagaatatatatatttgtatatacatcTTAATTATTAAACTCTAATCTGGAGAGATATCGGAATACTAAATAATGGTAGCATTGTGTTTTACTGCTGCATGAGTAGTGCagacgagagagagatatagatGGGGCTAGGTATGGGATGGGAATAGAGGGAGTCTAGACACTTACCGCTGGGCTGGCACCACGACCGACAGAACCGGCACGTCCCTTGGCGCGGAATTTGCTAATGGCCTGTTCAGCCAGATCGGCACGCTCCTCAGCTTCCTCGAGCTCCTGCTGGGCCTTGCGGAATTTGGCCAAGTTGAGGGCAGCGATTTCCTCAGCCTCCTCAATCTGCCTCTTGTATGTCTTGATCTTCTGTTGCAGCTTGTCAACCAGATCCTGCATGCGCTCGTGGTTCTTGCGGTCCTCCTCAGACTGGAAGCTCAACTCCTTGATGCGACGCTCGGACTTGCGCAAGTTCTTCTGGGCATCGGCGTGTCTCCTCTGCTCACCATCCAGCTCGTTCTCGAGCTCGCGGACGCGCTGCTCCAACTTCTGGATAGCCTTCTTGCCACCCTTAAGAGCGTTGGCCTCAGCCTCATCCAGACGGACCTGCAGTTCCTTGATCTGCTGCTCAAGGGCCTTCCTCAATTTCTCCTGGGTCTGGGCATGATCCTGCTCAGCGCGGAGCTCATCAGCCAGGCGGGCGGCATCAACCATAGCCTTCTTGGCCTTCTCCTCGGAGTTCTTGGCTTCGTTGAGGAGCTCATCCAGGTCAGAGTGCAGAGTCTGGAGCTCAGACTCCAACTTCCTCTTGGCAGCGGAGATGGAAGCGTTCTGGGCGGAAACTTCGTTCAACTGTTCGTGGGCATCGGCCAGTTCCTGCTCGGCCTGGCGACGGCCGCGGTCGGCCTGCTCCAGCAGAGTGCGGGACTCCTCGAGTTCGTTCTGCAGAGCGTTGGCACGACGCTCAGAGATACCCAGCTGTTCACGGGCATCGTCACGGGCTCTCTGTTCTTCCTCAAGGGCGGTCTGGATGTCCTTGAGCTGCTGTTGGTAGCGCTTGATGTTCTTCTGGGCCTCGGCGTTAGCCTATTAGATAAATAAAAGAGTTTCAATTAGTTGCTGGCCATAATAGCAGTTTCAATAGGGTAGCCTACCTTGTTGGCATGATCCAGAGCAATCTCCAATTCGTTGATGTCGGCTTCCAACTTCTTCTTCATGCGGAGGGCCTCAGCCTTACCCTTGGCCTCAGCCTCAAGGGAGGCTTGCATGGAGTCGAGAGCGCGCTGGTGGTTCTTGCGGGTGTTCTCGAATTCCTCTTCCTTCTCCTGGATGCGGCGGTCGATTTCCTGGCGCACCTGGGACAGCTCCAGCTGGGCGCGGAGCACCTTGTTCTCCTCCTGTTCAAGAGCAGCCTCAGCTTCCTCAAGAGCAGCCTGGAGCTCGTCCTTTTCGGCTTCCAGGCGCTTGCGGGCCTTCTCGATCTCATGGATGTTGCGGCCACCCTCACCGATCTGGTCGAGCAGATCCTTGACTTCATCAGCCAAGTTCTTGTTCTCACGACGGACAGCCTCCAGCTGCTCCTGGCCTTCCTCGTAGGCGCCCTTAAGACGGAACAACTCGGTGGAGTAGTTGCGGCACTCCTTCTGGGAGGCATCGAGCTCAGCAGCCAAATCGTCGACCTTGAGCTTCCATTCGCCAATGATCTTGTCGAATGCCTTCTGCTTCTTCTCGGCGGCGTTGGCAATGGCGTTGGCACGGTCGACCTCCAGCTGCAAGTCCTCGACTTCGGTGGACAGACGCTGCTTGGTCTTCTCCAGGCCAATGCACTTCTGGTTGAGCGACTCAATGGTCTCCTCAGCCTCAGCAAGGCGGGCCTGCAGCTTCCTCTTGGCTTCCTCCAACTCCTCAGAGCGGGCAACACCATCGGATTCGTACTTGCTGCGCCAGACCTGAGCCTCGGCGTTGGCCTTGCTGAGTTGACGCTGCAAATCAGCCTTGCCCTCAGCCTCCTCCTCAACCTGCTCGCGCAAGTTGTCGAGGTCGTGCTCCAAGTTGCGGAACTTGCCCAAAAGGGTGGCACGCTCGCGCGACTCTTCGTCGGCCAGACGCTTGGTATCCTCCAGCTGGGTGGTCAAGGAGATCTTGATCTTGGACAGCTGAGACACCTGGGACTCGGCTTCCTCCAATTGGCGGAGCAGGTCGGAGTTCTCAATGGACAGCTTCTTCTTGCTGGCATCGAAATCGTTCAGAGTCCTGTTGGTCTCATCCAATTTCGATTGGACCTCGTTGAGGgtgtgctgcagctgcttggcGATCTTCTCCTGGGCGGCCTGTTTTCATTAATAGAGGAAAACAGATTAGCAAACAAACACTCGACTGCATGATTATCTATTTTGGGTTGTgtggcattttgttttgtgtaaaAGCTGTACAGAATTAGTAAATTGACAAGGAGTGGGCACATTAAAAGCATACTCAAAAATTGTGGGTCGTTTTAGCGGTGTGAatttcttattcttttttttttcgtttttactaCCAAAAGagaatactatatacaaacaaaTCGGCGGAGATAATAATAAACGATTcagcaaatataatttacagcAGCAGATCGCAGATGAACGAAGTAGAAAAtcatatattgtattgtataccTTCTCGTTGGTAATGTGGTCAACGCCGGCGCGCAGATCGTTCAGCTGGCCGTAGTACTCGTTCTTCTCCTTCTCAGCCCTGGTTTAGATAGAGAGTAGAGTAGAGATACGTGTGTGGTTAGTTAAAGGGGGTTACAGTCTGTATGGGGAGAACAGCAATTGTGACTAGCTTTATTGGCAAAAAGGCGAGAAGCGAGAGCTGGGCGAGCGATCGAGTCCAAGTCCACAGATGTTTCCTCTTCTGCTAGAGATATTTCTAttcgaatattattttaatattgggGTACCATCAGTAGAAAAagacagacacagagagagatagagtgagACACGCACACAATTTGTACTCTTGTTGTGGTGTGTGTGACGTGTGAGCAAGAgtttcaagtgtgtgtgtgtttgattgtTGTAAGTTTTGTGGTACATGCGTTGTGAGGTGTCTATGTGTGACCCATATGTGCGACTAGTCGGGGATCCCAACTATACGCCGCATATGTGGCCGACATATTACCTTATCGCGTGCCAACTGATCGCAGGCGGTACGAGTTTGATTCAACTCGTTGTGGCAAGTCTGACGATCGTGCTCAGCCCTAGatggcaaaaaataaattaaatattatttcgaTTGACGCTCTTGATTGACGTGGCAAATTTGGCTCCTGTAAAAAGCTGGCAAAAAACTACGAAAATTCGATTAGACTGAGATACTTACTTGGCCTTCAGCTTGTTGAGCTGATCAACCTGCTCAGCCATCTCGGCGACGGCATCGTTGTGCTTCTTGCGCAGGTTAGCCAGGGTGGATTCGTGCTGGATGTTGGCCTCCTCAAGATCGCGACGCAGCTTGCTCAGCTCAGCCTCACGCTTCTTGTTGAGCTCAATCTGGGCAGAGGTGGCACCGCCAGCCTCTTCCAGACGCTCACCCAATTCCTCGAGCTCACGAGCCAAATCGGCGCGCTGCTTCTCGGCCTTGGCGCGGGCTTGACGCTCGGCCTCGACCTCCTCCTCGAGCTCCTCGATGCGGGCCTGCAGTTCCTTGATCTGGCGCTGGTGCTTGCCAACAACGACCTGCTCGTCTTCGAGCTTGGCGGTGATGGAGGACAGTTCCTTGTCCTTGCGCTGGATGGTCTGCTCCAACTCCTTCTTGTTGCGCTCCAGATCGGCAACAGCCTCCTGGGTCAGCTTGAGGTCACCCTCAACCTTGCGCTTGGACTTCTCAACATCACCGCGCACCTTCTTCTCACGCTCCAGAGAATCCTCGAGTTCGTCGAGGGTCTGCTCGAGCTTAGCCTTAACCTTGTTCAAGTGGTTAATCTTGTCCTCGGCGGCCTGCAGTTCCTCACCAGTCTTCTGGTTGCTCTCGCCCTGCATCTTCTTCTCCTTGTTCAACTTGTTGATGAGCTCATCCTGGTGGGCGATCTCGTCGTTCAAGTTGCGGATCTGGTGATCCTTGGTGGCCTTATCTTGCTCGGCCTTCTGGATGTTCAGCTCCAGATCCTCGATGTCCTTCTTCAGGCCAGAGATCTCCTGGTCggccttcttcttctgctggaACAGCTGGTTGCGGGCATCTTCCTCCTGAGTCAGGCGCTCTTGGATGTCCTACAAATGCAAAAGATGCAAACAAAATTcgattgaatataaaatatggaatatatgcatatatatttcgaTGTTTCGATGAGCTCAAGTGGGTGTTGATCAATCATTCAGCTAATTTTAGCTAGGCACATCATTAGCTCGCGGATATTCTCGAAATAGCCGAGCAATTGATCCACTTGATTGCACAtgatacatatttttttcgcTGTGCGCTCAGATGAATAGTAGGtgatttaatatgtatatatgtgtgttggGAATACTTACGCGCAGCTGGTTCTCGAGGTCGTTCTTCTGGGCCTGCAACTTGGCGTTGCGTTCCTGGAAGTCCTGCAGCTGACCCTTCTCGCCGGACAGAGAGTCCAACAGAGCGGTCTTCTCAGCCAACAACTTGGCGTTCAGAGCCTCCAATTCCTTGCGCACTTTCACTTCAGCGGCATGCAGTTCCTCAGCCTTCTTGGCCTTCTCTTCCAGACGCTGTAAGTCATTAGAAACATTCGTAGGATTACTAACTGCACTACCGCTCTCCACTGGCTGTGATTGCGGTGCTGCTGGTTCGACACTTGGTTCTGCTGCTGgagcttctgctgctgctggtggctcTGCAGCCGGAGGAGCTGCCtcttcagcagcagctgctggctCACTGGGCGTTGTTGCCTCGGCAgcctttttcgtttttttggcTTTCTTCTCGTCagccattttatttaaattctaatcACAAAACTTGAACTCGAACTCgattgaattaataattggataaaatgcttttgcttgcagcaagcaaaataattcgatttgcaatttgaattgtgATTTCGATTGTTCGTATTATTCGTTAAGATTGGATAAACACGCGGCAGACCAGACGATTGGTCAAACACAACTGGAATGGCTGCTGCGAATGCACTGTGCACGATCGTTTGCCTTTTGGCTATGAAATTAGCAGCACACAGCACAACGCCCCAAAGTGGCAGGCAGCTGTTTGCTGCCCTGGCATATGTAATTGCTTCACATTCTTCGTGAttcgttttttggttttttttttttttttgctttgccttcATAATTCATAATGTGTAATTTAGAATTCGCATTGGTTGCTATCATTTCGCACTTGTGCGGTCAGCAGCAGGTGTATTCTATATTTGCGCTCTCGCTTGCACACGTCaagcatttcaattaacacacactcaaacaaaTACACTCGATAATCTTTATGGATGTGGATGTGTTGCGTTAGCTGCTGGTTATTATTACTCATCATTCGAATTGAGCTGAAccaatgcggcgtatgcgtattaATCATACGCCCTGCTATACACCTCTCATTGCTTCACTCAAGGCGCCGCCtgcctttttattatttaattagcaaaGCTAATTGGCAACTGctccacacacatacagagtgAGCGCAGCTACATTGTGCCGAGAATAGCCATCGAGATGGAGCTATAGATACAGTACCCAATATACATACGGCATACATGTAGTGTACGCACTTTtacaatatgtatttatggATACGTTTGAGATTTTTCTAGGCGCAAGTGCGCAATTGCCGAAGTGCTTATGTTTTCCAGTTAAATGCCTATGCTATGTATCTCCTTTTTTTTAGAGCGCAACCGACGAAATTCGATTAACACAGCATCTATTTTTGGTAGCTCGCAATTGCGATCAGGAATGATGATCATTAAGATCGATAGAGAAGAGAATGCGTAAGTGTTAAAGCATTCGTGCTGTAATCGTGGGCGTGGCTATTTTTGATCGCAATGATCAGCCAATGCGCTGAGGTATTAAGCATTTGGGGGGGCTTAATTAAGCCTAAAGAATTTTGTTGCTTGTCGCGTTAGTTGTACAAAATTATTGtcaaaatgcagcagcagctgctttcgCCTATCCAA
This window of the Drosophila albomicans strain 15112-1751.03 chromosome 2L, ASM965048v2, whole genome shotgun sequence genome carries:
- the LOC117564449 gene encoding cytochrome b5-related protein produces the protein MVIEKWKECGIATKFPTYRNSPLVTVHSWQKGKRQDDEAEGLWRIHDGIYDFTEFIDKHPGGPFWIRETKGTDITEAFEAHHLTSTPEKMITKYKVRDAAKPRIYTLTLHEDGFYKTLKERVKQQLKTIDKRPKRKSDLIHLGILLSTYLFAVASVKYNSLLALVLAGVALCWTVIVSHNYFHRRDNWQMYTFNLGLMNFCAWRISHAMSHHIYPNSYYDLELSMFEPLLCWVPNPHIKSKALRYVSWITEPLAYAIAFFLQVLTRIYYSLRHTNIMYWHDLLPLTIPLVMYLGSSGSAGLLFCVRQWLAMTSIASFSFCVIGLNAAHHDPEIYHEGDKNREDRDWGLFQVDTIIDRGDLKWSQFLVLTHFGDHVLHHLFPTLDHGLLPALYPVLYETLDQFKGELRECNHIEHMIGQHKQLLRIHSNPRAPGEGK